TTCCCCGTTGCATAAGTTCCTTCAAACATGATTTCCATGGACTGAAAATTCGGCAAAGGTTTGTTTTTATAGGTTAATGCCTTGGGACATGCCTACATGTGGACAACCGGTAATTAGAACACAATATAGTTGTAGACAGTTGAGTTTTTGACAATTATGTAAAGTGAACTAACCTGAACCTTATGGGTCCACCACTCATCATTGGCCTCAAGGATCCCAGTTACAAGATCAACACCCAACCCAATGTCATGGTCAAAACACTCCTTCCAATTCTTCCATTGTTTCCTCAAATGATCCCATTTGTTCTTGAACTGCGTGTGAGTCACTACTTTTCCCATTTCACCCAACTGCTCAATCACTGCATCAACCCCTTCCCTTCTGAAAAATCTTCCATGCCTCTTGCCATCTAGGACTTGAGCAGCACTCAAATCACAAAAAGCTTTTAGTTCCTTACTATCCTTCCACCTAGTTATGGCCTCATTACCACTGTCCTTCGATTTCCCCTTACCCATTTTTGCTACAACTTCCTTCTATACTCATTGAGGCATTTCAACAAACAATTCATATGCATATCATAATCGGTTACGCATGCCCACATGAAAAATGCAAAGTAAACTCACAATCAGAGAAGATTTTAGGTTACGGATATCATTAGCTTGCACCTTTGAATTGGTGTTGAAAGGAACATAATCAGAGTAGATTTTAGGTTCCAATGTTACCAGACAACATATGATAAATCAAATATTCATATACCAATACCACTTCCTAAAAGGGAAAAGAACCCCCAAAGTTCCCACCAATGTAGAAGTTGTTTCTACAGCCAGACATCAACACAAAAGCCAATAAAATCACAAAAGGATACTCAAAACAATTTCTCAACCCCTTGTTCTCAAACTGGAAGCTTGTcttccaataaataaataaaaactaaaaaacgtTGCTCCCTAACCTACCAACATTCCCAATATGGGGAGAATCAGGGGAGTATTAAAGTTAAAACTTGGCAAAAGCTTTGGACAGACATTGGAAATGGACTAGACTTAGTCAATCCTATTCATATCTTTGAAAACACATTTAATTGTTAAAGGTTGATAAGCAATGGGGATAATGTTCGGGAAATCCTGATCCTTGTTCAGACAAGGGAAACCCTAATTCAAATTGACTTGTGAAATATTAGTAATTGAACTACAAAATACCAATGATTTtaggaaattaaataaaaatactattgTTAGGAAGAGAAACACACAAAATTACACGAAGGAGAGATAAACCCACATACTAGTGTCATCGAAAATACAAAAAGCACACACAAACGTTGAACACAAAACCACAAATTGAAACCTCATGGAAAACAATATAACCACACACCAATAGATTAGAAAGCATGAGAAGTTAGACAAAACTTACTTGTGAATGCAAAGACCCACAGTGGCGGTAACGACACGGAGAGAAGCTAAGCTAGAGCGAAGGAAGAACAGAGGGGTTCGTTTGTTTCGCGTAATGGGTTTGCTCTGTTTCCTTTGTTTTAATGGGTTATTGGTTAGTGGGTAGGTGCAATTCATTGAAGACGAAGAGGACAGAGcattgaagaaaat
This portion of the Castanea sativa cultivar Marrone di Chiusa Pesio chromosome 7, ASM4071231v1 genome encodes:
- the LOC142642827 gene encoding L10-interacting MYB domain-containing protein-like → MGKGKSKDSGNEAITRWKDSKELKAFCDLSAAQVLDGKRHGRFFRREGVDAVIEQLGEMGKVVTHTQFKNKWDHLRKQWKNWKECFDHDIGLGVDLVTGILEANDEWWTHKVQACPKALTYKNKPLPNFQSMEIMFEGTYATGKNAFCPSGEIPKECIKGSRDSANSKELIDP